The Stutzerimonas stutzeri DNA window CGGCCAGCTGGAAGCGGAGCTGGCCGACAATACCTGGCTGAGCTGTCCGGCCGACCCACAGATCCTGTTTGACCTCCCCCACGATCAGCGCCTGCAGGCAGCCGCCGCCTCGCTGGGCGTCGACCTGCGCCTGCTCAGCACCCAGGTCGGCCACGCATGAGCACGCCGCGGCTGCTGCTCGGCTTCGACTATGGCACCAAGCAGATCGGCGTCGCCGTCGGCCAGGTCGTGACCGGCCAGGCCCGCGAGCTGTGCGTGCTCAAGGCGCAGAACGGCGTACCCGATTGGCAGCAGATCGAGGCGCTGTTGCGCGAATGGCAGCCCGACGCGCTGGTGGTCGGCCTGCCGCTGAACATGGACGGCAGTCCGAGCGAGATGAGCGCTCGTGCAGAGAAATTCGCCCGCCGCCTCAACGGCCGCTTCAACCTGCCGGTGCACACCCACGACGAACGCCTGACCACCTTCGAGGCCAAAGGCGAGCGGCTGCGCCAGGGCCAGCACGGAGGCTATCGCGAACGGCCGGTCGATGCCCTGGCCGCCGCCCTGTTACTGGAAGGCTGGCTGAACGATCACGCCGGCGCCTGATCCCGAAAGGAGACCCCATGATCCTGCCAAATCCCGAACAGCTGCTGCCCGAGATGACCGAGGCACTGGAGCGCTACCTGAACGAGCGCGACATCCGCGAGCCGCGCTTCATCGGCATTCGTACAGGCGGAGTCTGGGTCGCCCAGGCGCTGCTCGAAGCACGCGGACAGAGCGAACCGCTCGGCGTGCTCGACGTGTCCTTCTACCGCGACGATTTCACTCAGAAGGGCTTGCATCCGCAGGTGCAGCCTTCGGAGCTGCCATTCGAGATCGAGGGCCAGCACCTGGTGCTGATCGACGACGTACTGATGACCGGCCGTACCATCCGCGCCGCGCTCAACGAGCTGTTCGACTACGGCCGGCCTGCCAGCGTGACCCTCGTCTGCCTGCTCGACCTCAACGCCCGCGAACTGCCGATCCGGCCTGACGTGGTCGGGGCGACGCTGTCGCTGGCGCCGGATCAGCGCATCAAGCTGCTTGGCCCGGCGCCGCTGGCGCTCGAGCCGCAGCGACTGGAAGCCAGCCAGTCCTGACGCCGGCACCCTCCATCTAACGCCTATCTCCCGCTGCCCACCGAGATCCTGCGATGACGCCCACTGACGCCAAGCGCCCGCTACAGCTGAACGACCAAGGCCAGCTGCGCCATTTTCTCTCCCTCGACGGCCTGCCCCGCGAGCTGCTCACCGAGATTCTGGACACCGCCGACTCCTTCCTCGAGGTCGGCGCGCGAGCGGTGAAGAAGGTTCCGCTGCTACGCGGCAAGACCGTCTGCAACGTCTTCTTCGAGAACTCCACCCGCACCCGTACCACCTTCGAACTGGCGGCCAAGCGCTTGTCGGCCGACGTCATCACGCTCAACGTCTCGACTTCCTCCACCAGCAAGGGCGAGACCCTCACCGACACCCTGCGCAACCTGGAAGCCATGGCGGCGGACATGTTCGTGGTGCGCCACGCGGATTCCGGAGCCGCGCATTTCATCGCCGAGCACGTCAGCCCCGACGTGGCGGTGATCAACGGCGGCGACGGCCGCCATGCGCATCCAACCCAGGGCATGCTCGACATGCTCACCATCCGCCGGCACAAGGGCAGCTTCGACAATCTTTCGGTGGCCATCGTCGGCGATATCCTGCACTCGCGGGTGGCGCGCTCGAACATGCTGGCCCTGCGTACCCTGGGCTGCCCTGACATCCGTGTGATAGCGCCGAAAACGCTGCTGCCGGAAGGCATCGAACAGTACGGCGTGCGCGTATTCACCGACATGAACGAAGGCCTGCGCGACGTCGACGTGGTGATCATGTTGCGCCTGCAGCGCGAACGCATGCAGGGCGGTCTGCTGCCCAGCGAAGGCGAGTTCTACAAGCTCTACGGCCTGACCACCCAGCGCCTGGCGCTGGCCAGGCCGGACGCCATCGTCATGCACCCGGGCCCGATCAACCGCGGCGTGGAGATCGAGTCCGCGGTGGCCGACGGCCCGCAGTCGGTCATTCTCAACCAGGTCACCTACGGCATCGCCATCCGCATGGCCGTGCTGTCCATGGCGATGAGCGGCCAGACCGCGCAGCGCCAGATCGATTCCGAATCCGTATCCGAGGAGCAGCAGTGATGGTGGCAACAAGAATCCTCGGCGCGCGCGTTATCGACCCCAACAGCGGGCGCGACGAAGTCGCCGATATTTTCCTGCAGGATGGCAGGATCACGGCCATTGGCCAGGCTCCTGCCGGCTTCGAGGCTCAGCAGACAATCGATGCGCAAGGCCTGATCGCCGCACCCGGGCTCGTCGATCTCTCGGTCGCCCTGCGCGAGCCGGGCTACAGCCGCAAGGGCACGATCGCCAGTGAAACCCTGGCTGCGGCAGCCGGCGGCATCACCAGTCTGTGCTGCCCACCGCAGACGCGTCCGGTACTGGACACCGCCGCGGTGGCCGAGCTGATCCTCGACCGCGCCCGCGAATCCGGCCATGCCAAGGTCTTCCCGATCGGTGCGCTGACCCGTAACCTGGCCGGGGAACAGCTGTCCGAGCTGGTCGCCTTGCGCGAGGCCGGCTGCGTCGCTTTCGGCAATGGGCTCACCGAGTTCGCCAGCAACCGCAACCTGCGCCGCGCCCTGGAATACGCCGCCACCTTCGACCTGACGGTGATCTTTCATTCCCAGGACAGCGACCTGGCCGAAGGCGGCCTCGCCCATGAGGGTGCCGCCGCCAGCTTCCTGGGCCTGTCCGGCATTCCGGATACCGCGGAAACCGTGGCCCTGGCGCGCAACCTCCTGCTGGTGGAGCGCTCCGGCGTGCGCGCGCACTTCGCTCAGCTGACCAGCGCCCGCGGTGCGGAGATGATCGCCCAGGCCCAGGCGCGTGGCTTGCCGGTAACCGCCGACGTGGCCATGTATCAGCTGATCCTCACCGACGAGGCGCTGCACGGCTTCTCCAGCCTCTACCACGTGCAGCCGCCACTGCGCGGCACGGCCGATCGCGACGGCTTGCGCGAAGCGGTCAAGGCGGGCGTGATCTCGACGATTTCGAGCCACCATCAACCGCACGAAGCCGACGCCAAGCTGGCGCCGTTCGGTGAAACCGAGCCGGGGATCAGCAGCGCGGAGATTCTTCTGCCACTGGCGATGACGCTGGTGGACGACGGCTTGCTCGACCTGCCGACCCTGCTGGCGCGCCTCACCAGCGGCCCGGCCGCCGCGCTGCAACTGTCCGCCGGCAGACTGCAGGCCGGCCAGTCCGCCGACCTGGTGCTGTTCGACCCGCACAGCTCGACCCTGGTTGGCGAAAGCTGGTACTCGAAAGGGCGCAACTGTCCGTTCATGGGCCATTGCCTGCCGGGTTCGGTGCGCTACACGCTCGTCGACGGCCACATCAGCTACCAGGCCTGAGCGCAGACGGCCGGGGCGGCTGCTCGCCCGCTCCGGCCCAAGGCTTCTCGGCCGAACTCAGACCCGCGCGCGATTGCGCTCGGATATCTGTGTGTTCAGCGTCCAGAAGTCGTAGAGCACGCCGATGAAGAACAGCCCGCCGGTGAACAGGTAGAGGATGCCGGTGATCCACTTGCCCTGATACATGCGGTGCACGCCGAAGACGCCGAGAAAGGTCAGCAGGATCCAGCCCACCGTGTAATCGATAGGTCCCGGCTGGAAGCGCAGGTCCGCTTCGCGATCCATCGAGGGGATCAGGAACAGGTCGATGATCCAGCCGATGAAGAACAGGCCGAGGGTGAAGAACCAGATGGTGCCGGTGATCGGCTTGCCGTAGTAGAAGCGGTGGGAGCCGAGAAAGCCGAATATCCACAGGAGATAACCGATCAGCGTGCTGTGAGTGTTCTGCCGCATCCGAACCTCGATAGGCGGTTGAGTGAATGACGAACAGCTTATCCGATAATTCGCTCAGCCAGCGCCGCCAGACGGCCACCGAAGCCGTCGCCTGCCGTGATACTGTATATGCAAACAGTACTCATGGTTCCCGTCATGCAACTGATCGACAAACTCAGCGTGCTCGCCGACGCTGCCAAGTACGACGTTTCGTGTGCCAGCAGTGGCGCGCCGAAGCGCTCGTCCAAAGGCAAGAGCGGGCTCGGCGCCACCGATGGCATGGGCATCTGCCACAGCTTTACCCCGGATGGTCGCTGCGTGGCGCTGTTGAAGATCCTGCTCACCAATTTCTGCCTGTACGACTGCCAGTACTGCGTCAATCGGCGCTCCAGCGACGTACCCCGCGCACGCTTCACGCCGGAGGAGGTAGTCGAGCTGACGCTGGACTTCTATCGCCGCAATTGCATCAGCGGGCTCTTCCTCAGTTCCGGCATCATCCGCTCGGCCGACTACACCATGGAGCAGCTGGTGCGGGTCGCCAGGCTGCTGCGCGAAGAGCATGAATTTCGCGGCTACATCCACCTCAAGACGATTCCCGATGCCGACCCGCTGCTGATCGCCGAAGCCGGGCGCCATGCCGACCGGCTCAGCGTGAACATCGAGCTGCCGACCGAGAGCAGCCTGATTCGCCTGGCCCCGGAAAAACAGGTGCTGACCATCAAGCAGGCCATGCACACCATTCATCAGGGCGAGGCCGAGGCCAGCGCGGAGAAGCGTGCACCGCGTTTCGCTCCTGCCGGGCAGAGCACGCAGATGATCGTTGGCGCCGATGACACCGACGACCGCACCATCCTGCATACCGCGCAGTCCCTTTACGGCGACTATCGCCTGCGGCGGGTCTACTACTCCGCGTTCAGCCCCATTCCGCACAGCCCGAAAAGCGTGCCGTTCGCCGCACCGCCACTGTTGCGCGAGCATCGGCTGTACCAGGCGGATTTTCTCATGCGCGGCTATGGTTTCTCGGCCGGCGAACTGCTCAGCGGCCCCGGTAACCTTGCCCTGGACGTAGACCCGAAACTGGCCTGGGCGCTGGCCAACCGGGAACATTTCCCGATCGACCTCAACCGTGCCGAACCGACCATGATTGCCCGCGTTCCCGGTATCGGCGTGCTCAGCGCCAAGCGACTGGTGGACTTGCGACGGCACAAGCGCATCCGCTTCGAGGACCTGACCCGCCTGCGCTGCTCGCTGGAAAAGGCCAAGCCGTTCATCGTCACCCATGACTACCGCCCCAGCCTCGCCGGGCAGGAATCGGCGGCGTTGCGGCAGCACCTGCGCGACGGCTCGCCAACGCAGATGGCGCTCTGGTGATGTGCACGGTGCGCTTCGACGGAAGCTTCCAGGGCTGGCGAGACGCGGCGCGGGTGCTGCTGCAGGAGCAGATCGCACCGCATGAGGTGAACTGGGTAAGCGGCGGAGATGTCGGCTTGTTCGATGAGCCGATGCCCGCGCCAGCAGCCACCGACGGGCCGCGCATCCGCGTACCTCGGCAGCTCCTCGATGAGTTGGAGATGGCCGCACGCTTTCGCACCGAGCATCGCTGGAGCCTGCTGTATCGCGTGCTCTGGCGGGTCATACAGGGCGACGCCAGCGCCAGAATGGCGGGCGATGTCGATGGCAGCGAGCTGCATGCACGAATCAAGGCGGTTCGCCGCGAGGCGCACCATCTGCATGCCTTCCTGCGCTTCAGCCCGCTGGAAGATGGCGACGGCCCGCGGCATGTGGCCTGGTTCGAACCGGCTCACGACGTGCTGCCATGGGCCGCACACCATTTCGCCGAGCGCATGGGCGAGAACAGCTGGCTGATCGCGACACCGGACGATGGTGTCTGCTGGAACGGTCAGACCCTTCATCACGTCCGCCCCTGCCCGCCACAATGGCAGCGCCTGGCGCAGAGCGCTGCCGACCCCGGCGGCGAACTATGGAAGGCCTATTACGAGAGCACCTTCAATCCGGCCCGATTGAACCGCAGCGTGCTGCAAAGCAACCTGCCGGTACGGTTCTGGAAGAACCTGCCCGAAGGCATGCTGATTCCGCAACTGATGAGTCGCGCACGCGCCGGTGCGCAGCGTGATGGCCAGGCCGAGCGCGTTGCCGCCCGGCAGGGCAAGCGCATCGGCCGGCAACCGGACGCGGACGCTTAACGGAAGCGCCGGCCCGGGTCCTCGTCGCTGACCTCCAGGCTCAGGCCCTGGGATACGCTGGTCAGGTGCTCACCGTCGGTTTCCGAACCCAGCTTGATCAGCAGTCGCAGGTCGTTGGCCGAGTCAGCATGCAGGCAGCAGGGCATCTTCGTAGGTGATCTCGCCCTGCACGTAGAGGTTGTACAGCGCCTGGTCGAAGGTCTGCATACCCAGCTCGGTGGAGCGCTTCATCAGCGATTTCAGCTCGTGCACCTCGCCCTTGCGGATCAGGTCGGCCGCCAGCGGCGTATTGATCAGCACCTCGATGACCGCACGACGACCCTTGCCGTCCGGGGTCGGCACCAGCTGCTGGGCGACGATGGCCTTGAGGTTGAGCGACAGGTCCATCCAGACCTGGTTGTGCCGGTCCGGCGGGAAGAAGTTGATGATGCGGTCCAGCGCCTGGTTGGCGTTGTTGGCGTGCAGCGTGGCCAGGCACAGGTGGCCGGTTTCGGCGAAGGCGACCGCGTAATCCATGGTTTCGCGGGTACGGATCTCGCCGATGAGGATCACGTCCGGCGCCTGGCGCAGGGTGTTCTTCAGCGCCACCTCGAAGGAGCTGGTGTCGATGCCCACTTCGCGCTGGGTGACGATGCAATTCTGGTGCTGGTGAATGAATTCGATCGGGTCTTCGATGGAGATGATGTGCCCGCTGGAGTTCTTGTTGCGGTAGCCGATCATCGAGGCCAGCGACGTCGACTTGCCGGTACCGGTGGCGCCGACGAACAGCACCAGACCACGTTTGGTCATCGACAGCTTCTTCAGGACGTCCGGCAGCTTCAGTTCTTCGATGGTCGGGATGTTGGTCTCGATGCGACGCAGCACCATGCCGGCCAGGTTTCGCTGATAGAACGCGCTGACACGGAAGCGGCCGATGCCGCGGGCGCTGATGGCGAAGTTGCATTCGTGGTTCTCGGTGAACTCGCGGCGCTGCTGCTCGTTCATCACGCCGTGCACGGTTTCCCGGGTCATCTCCGGCGACATGGGCGTCTTGCTCACCGGCATGATCTTGCCGTTGACCTTCATCGACGGCGGCACGCCAGCCGTGATGAACAGATCGGAGCCGCCTTTTTCGACCATCAGGCGCAGAAGTTTCTCGAATTCCATCGTCGTACTCGCAATCGTGGCAAGCGCCGCACCGGGCGGCGTCCGGGGTTGTCAGGCGTTTAGAAATTCTCGGGCTGCTTGGCCTTTTCCCGCGCGCTGTCGCGGCTGATCAGGCCCTTGGCCAGCAGCCCCTTGAGGCACATGTCCAGGGTCTGCATGCCGAGCGAACCGCCGGTCTGGATCGCCGAGTACATCTGCGCCACCTTGTCCTCGCGGATCAGGTTACGGATCGCCGGGGTGCCGATCATGATCTCGTGGGCCGCGACGCGGCCGCCGCCGATCTTCTTCAGCAGGGTCTGCGAGATCACCGCCTGCAGCGATTCGGAGAGCATCGAGCGGACCATGGACTTTTCTTCGGCCGGGAACACGTCGACCACGCGGTCGATGGTCTTGGCGGCGGAGGTGGTGTGCAGCGTGCCGAACACGAGGTGGCCGGTTTCCGCGGCGGTCAGTGCTAGGCGAATGGTTTCCAGGTCGCGCATCTCGCCCACCAGGATGATGTCCGGGTCTTCACGCAAGGCCGAGCGCAGCGCCTCGGAGAAGCCCAGGGTGTCGCGGTGCACCTCACGCTGGTTGACCAGGCACTTCTTCGACTCGTGGACGAATTCGATGGGGTCTTCGATGGTGAGGATGTGGTGGTATTTGGTGTTGTTCAGGTAATCGAGCATCGCCGCCAGAGTGGTCGACTTACCCGAGCCGGTCGGCCCGGTGACCAGCACCAGCCCGCGCGGCACGTCGGTGATCTTGCGGAAGACCTCACCCATGTTGAGGTCCTCCATGGTCAGCACCTTGGAGGGAATGGTCCGGAACACGGCGCCGGCGCCGCGGTTCTGGTTGAAGGCGTTGACGCGGAAGCGCGCCACACCCGGCACCTCGAACGAGAAGTCGGTTTCGAGGAATTCCTCGTAATCCTTGCGCTGCTTGTCGTTCATGATGTCGTAGATCAGCGCATGCACCTGCTTGTGGTCCATGGCCGGCAGATTGATGCGCCGCACGTCACCATCGACGCGGATCATCGGCGGCAGGCCGGCGGAAAGGTGCAAATCCGACGCACCCTGCTTGGCGCTGAAGGCCAGCAGTTCAGTGATATCCATGGGACTCCCCAATTACAAGCGAGCAGGTAGAATGCCGCGCAGACCCCAAGGCGGCGGGCGCAAGTAATGTCCACGATAGAGAAGAATATTGCAAAGGTCGGAGCACGCATCCGTGAGGCGGCGCAAGCTGTGGGTCGTGAGCCCGCCACGGTGGGCCTGCTGGCCGTCAGCAAGACCCAGCCAGCCGCTGCCATTCGCGACGCATTGGCCTCCGGCCTGCGCGATTTCGGCGAGAACTATCTGCAGGAAGCGCTGGACAAGCAGGCCGAGCTGGACGACCTGCCGCTGACCTGGCATTTCATCGGCCCCATCCAGTCGAACAAGACCAAGGCCATCGCCGAACACTTCGACTGGGTGCACTCGGTGGACCGCCTGAAGATCGCCCAGCGCCTCTCCGATCAGCGCCCCGCGGCGCTGCCGCCGTTGAACATCTGCCTGCAGGTGAATGTCAGTGGCGAGGCCAGCAAGTCCGGCTGTGCACCGCAGGAGGTGCAGCAGCTGGCGCGGGCGATCACCGCGCTGCCACGACTGCGCCTGCGCGGTCTGATGTGCATCCCGGCCCCCAGCGAGGATCCGGCCGAGCAACGCGCCGCCTTCGCCCGTCTGCGGCAGCTTCGCGACGAGCTGGCACTTGATCTGGATACGCTGTCCATGGGCATGAGTCAGGATCTGGAAGCTGCCATTGCCGAAGGTGCGACCTGGGTTCGCATCGGCACTGCTCTCTTCGGCGCCCGTGACTACGGCCGCCCTCAATAAAGGAATCGCTATGACCTCTCCCCGCATCGCCTTCATCGGCGCCGGCAACATGGCCGCCAGCCTGATCGGCGGGCTGCGTGCCCAGGGCCTCGCCGCTGAAGCCATCCGCGCCAGCGACCCCGGTGCCGAACAGCGCGCGAAAATCAGCGCCGAACACGGCATCCAGACCTTCGCGCAGAATGCCGAAGCACTGGCTGACGCCGATGTGGTGGTGCTGTCGGTTAAGCCGCAGGTGATGCAGGCCGTCTGCCGCGACCTGGCCGCCCACCTCGAACATGGGCCGCTGATCGTGTCCATCGCCGCCGGCATCAGCTGCGACAGCCTGCAGCGCTGGCTCGGCCCGCGGCCGCAGGCGATCGTGCGCTGCATGCCCAACACACCGGCGCTGCTGCGCCAGGGCGTCAGCGGCTTGTTCGCCAACGCCAAGGTCAGTGCCGAGCAGAAGTCCCAGGCCGAACAGCTGCTGTCAGCCGTCGGCATGGCGCTGTGGCTCGACGAGGAGCACCTGATCGATGCGGTGACTGCCGTTTCCGGCAGTGGCCCGGCCTATTTCTTCCTGCTCATCGAGGCGATGACCGCTGCCGGCGAGCAGCTCGGCCTGCCTCGCGAAACCGCCGCCCAGCTGACCCTGCAGACCGCACTGGGAGCAGCCCGCATGGCCTGCGAGAGCGATGTCGAGGCGGCCGAACTGCGACGCCGCGTCACCTCGCCGAACGGAACCACCGAAGCGGCGATCAAAGCCTTCCAGGCTGGCGGCTTCGAGCAGCTGGTGCAGCAGGCATTGAACGCCGCTGCACAACGCTCGGCCGAACTGGCCGAACAACTGGGCCAATAGGGTCTGTTGACGTTTCGTTCGCGGCCGCGCCGGCGCCAGTTTTTGCGCGGGGCAAGGCATGAGGAGAGAAGTTTGGTCGCTCCAAATGAACGACGAATAACGCCGCACCGCGCAAAAACAGACCCGGCCCTTCGGGTTGCGCGGCAAATGGCGCCATGCGGCGTTGCGGGACTTGGCAAGGGAACACCATTACCTGCGCCCCGCGCCTTGCCTGGCGCCATTTGCCGCGGCAACGCGGCTCGCGACGAAACATCAACAGCCCCTAAGGAGCATTCATGTCCCAACTCTCGCAAGCCCTGATCCTCGTCATCCAGACCCTGGGCAGCCTTTACCTGTTGATCGTGCTGCTGCGCTTCATCCTCCAGCTGGTACGTGCCGACTTCTACAACCCGCTCAGCCAGTTCATCGTCAAAGCCACCCACCCGCTGCTGCGCCCGATGCGCCGCGTCATCCCGAGCATGGGCTCGCTGGACCTGTCCTCGCTGGTACTCGCGATCATCGTGCAGATGGTGCTGATGGCACTGATCCTGCTGATCGCCTACGGCACCACCGGCAATCCGCTGCTGCTCCTTGTCTGGGCGCTGGTCGGCATCACCGGCCTGTTCCTCAACATCTTCTTCTGGGCGCTGATCATCAGCGTGATCCTCTCCTGGGTCGCACCGGGCAGCCACAACCCGGGCGCTCAGCTGGTCAGCCAGATCTGCGAGCCGGTGCTGATGCCCTTCCGCCGCCTGCTGCCGAACCTCGGCGGGCTGGATATCTCGCCGATCTTCGCCTTCCTAGCGATCAAGCTGCTGGACATGCTGGTGGTGAGCAACCTGGCCACCATGACCCACATGCCGAACATCCTGCGCATGCTCATCTGAGACGCCGTTCATGCTTTGCAGTCAAAGCGGCGGGCCGACGCGAAAAGCGCCTCGGCTTGCCGCCTGGCAGCACGTAGACTGCATTTTCTCGGCTGTTTCCATCCTGCCTCGCGGCATGACCGCGGGGATGTGAACGAGGACATCGACTCGACCCGAGCCGGCGATGACCGTCCATGCCACCGGCAGGCCCGTTCGGTCGCGTCAGGCCTGGACTGAATTGACCGCGCATCGGCGGGTCCGATAATTCGCCGAATCACACCGGGAGCTGGATGAGCATGGAACGACTCGATCGACACGTGGACGCCTACGTCACCTGGAAGCGCGATCTGATTCGTGAGATCACCCGCTATCGCAGCTGGCTGGCGCACAACCGATTGAGCAGCGAGGCCGTCGACGCGCGCTTGGAGCGTGCGCTACGGGTGCTGCGCACCGATCACATCACCCTGGCGTTCGTCGGCGAATACTCCCGCGGCAAGACCGAGCTGATCAACAGCCTGTTCTTCTCCAGCTATGGCCAGCGCATCCTGCCGTCCCGCGCCGGTCGCACCACCATGTGCCCCACCGAGCTGCTCTTCGACCCGCGTTCGGAACGATCCTATATTCGCCTGCTGCCCATCGAGTCGCGCCTGGAAGACACCAGCATCGCCCAGCTCAAGCGTACCTCGCGACTGTGGCTGAACCTGCCGCTGGACCCACGTGACCCGCAGAGCATGGCCGAGGCCTTCGCCCAGGTGGCGCAAACCAAGACCGTGCCGGTGGAACAGGCGATCGCCCTCGGCTTCGATCCCGCCACGCTGGAGAGCGTGGGCGGCGGCGACGATGTACTGGTGCCCGCCTGGCGTCACGCCATGGTCAACTTCGACCATCCGCTGCTGCGTCAGGGTCTGCGCATCCTCGACACGCCCGGTCTGAACGCGCTGGGCAGCGAACCCGAACTGACCCTGTCGATGCTGCCCAACGCCCAGGCCATCGTCTTCCTGCTGTCCGCCGACACCGGCGTCACCGCCAGCGACATGCAGATCTGGCAGCAACACATCCGCCAGCTCGACGAAGACACCCAGAACAGCCTGTTCGCCGTGCTGAACAAGATCGACGTGCTCTGGGACGATGTCGCCGGCGAGGCATTCGTGCACAACGCCATCGAGCAGATCCGCGAGACCACCGCGCAACAGCTGGGCATCGATGCGGCCGACGTCCTGCCGCTTTCGGCCAAACAGGCGCTGATGGCGAAGATCCGGGGCGACCAGGCGCTGCTCGAACGCAGTCAGCTGGCCGAACTGGAGCAGCTGCTCAGCCAGCGCATCCTGGCGCAGAAGGAGCGCCTGCTCGAAGATCAGGTGGTGCTCCAGGTAATGGCGCTGATCCAGAACAGCCAGCACGCCCTGCGGTTGCGCCTGGAAAAGGTCATCGAGCAACGCGACCTGCTCGCCAGTCACCAGCAGGGCAGCGGCCAGATGCTGCTTGAGCTCACCGCGCGCACGCGCCACGAGCACAACCGCCACCACAAGCGTCTGCTCGACCTGAAGACCAACCAGCGCCTGCTGCAGCGCCAAGGCGAGCTGCTGCGCGCGGCGATCCGCGCGGAGCGGCTGGAAGAGCACCTGACCCGCCTGCGCCGCAGCCTGACCGGCAGCCTGACCACGCTGGGGATCAACCTGGCGATCCTGCATTTCTTCCGCTCGGTTGAGCAGGACCTGGGCATCCTCGAACAGGAAGCCGAACGGGCCAACAAGATGGTGTCGGCGATCTATCGCCGGCATAGCGAAGAGAACCCGCTGCACGGCATCGACCCGCCACTGTTCCAGCTGCAGCCCTACCAGCGCGAACTGCGTGCCCTGCAGGGCAAGGCCGACCAGTTCCGCCTGCAGCTCAAGACGCTGCTGACCGAGCAGCGCACGCTGACCCGGCGCTTCTTCGCCACCCTGGTGCAGGAGGTCATCGGCCTGCATCAGCGCCTGCGCCAGGAAGCCGAGCGTTGGTCCGGCGACGCCCTGACGCCGCTGCTGCAGTTTTCGCTGGAGCACAAGCAACAGCTGGAAACCCACATGCTGCGCCTGAAGAGCCTGGCCAAGGAAAGCCAGCAGAACAGCCAGCGCGGTCAGCTGCTGACCCGCTACAGCGGCGAACTGGAACAGCAACTGACGCAGGCCGCGGAAATGCTGCGCGCGCTGCGCCGACCTGCACCGCTTCGCCGCCAGAGCAAGGTGGTCAGCCTGAGCAGCGTCCAGATCAGCTAGCTTCGCTGCCATTTGCCGCCATCGTGGATGGCGAAATGGCAACGCGCCCGCTCGCCGCTGTATTTCAGGATGAATTGCAGCGCGCTTACCTTTAGACTTTGCCGCCTTCTCCAAGCAAGAGCCAGGGTCGATGCCCACTGCAATTCCCGCCGATTCCGTTGGCCTGGTGAGTCCGCAGGTCGCGCATTTTGCCGAACCACTGACACTCGCCTGCGGCCGCACGCTGGCCGATTACCAGCTGATCTACGAAACCTACGGCGAACTCAACGCCGCGCGCAGCAATGCCGTGCTGATCTGCCATGCCCTGTCCGGCCATCACCACGCTGCCGGCTACCACAGCGAGGACGATCGCAAGCCCGGCTGGTGGGATTCCTGCATCGGCCCTGGCAAGGCCATCGATACCGATCGTTTCTTTGTCGTCAGCCTGAACAACCTCGGCGGCTGCAATGGCTCCACCGGCCCCAGCAGCACCAACCCGGCCACCGGCAAACCCTACGGCGCGGACTTCCCGGTCGTCACCGTGGAGGACTGGGTGCACAGCCAG harbors:
- the ruvX gene encoding Holliday junction resolvase RuvX, with translation MSTPRLLLGFDYGTKQIGVAVGQVVTGQARELCVLKAQNGVPDWQQIEALLREWQPDALVVGLPLNMDGSPSEMSARAEKFARRLNGRFNLPVHTHDERLTTFEAKGERLRQGQHGGYRERPVDALAAALLLEGWLNDHAGA
- the pyrR gene encoding bifunctional pyr operon transcriptional regulator/uracil phosphoribosyltransferase PyrR produces the protein MILPNPEQLLPEMTEALERYLNERDIREPRFIGIRTGGVWVAQALLEARGQSEPLGVLDVSFYRDDFTQKGLHPQVQPSELPFEIEGQHLVLIDDVLMTGRTIRAALNELFDYGRPASVTLVCLLDLNARELPIRPDVVGATLSLAPDQRIKLLGPAPLALEPQRLEASQS
- a CDS encoding aspartate carbamoyltransferase catalytic subunit is translated as MTPTDAKRPLQLNDQGQLRHFLSLDGLPRELLTEILDTADSFLEVGARAVKKVPLLRGKTVCNVFFENSTRTRTTFELAAKRLSADVITLNVSTSSTSKGETLTDTLRNLEAMAADMFVVRHADSGAAHFIAEHVSPDVAVINGGDGRHAHPTQGMLDMLTIRRHKGSFDNLSVAIVGDILHSRVARSNMLALRTLGCPDIRVIAPKTLLPEGIEQYGVRVFTDMNEGLRDVDVVIMLRLQRERMQGGLLPSEGEFYKLYGLTTQRLALARPDAIVMHPGPINRGVEIESAVADGPQSVILNQVTYGIAIRMAVLSMAMSGQTAQRQIDSESVSEEQQ
- a CDS encoding dihydroorotase; the protein is MVATRILGARVIDPNSGRDEVADIFLQDGRITAIGQAPAGFEAQQTIDAQGLIAAPGLVDLSVALREPGYSRKGTIASETLAAAAGGITSLCCPPQTRPVLDTAAVAELILDRARESGHAKVFPIGALTRNLAGEQLSELVALREAGCVAFGNGLTEFASNRNLRRALEYAATFDLTVIFHSQDSDLAEGGLAHEGAAASFLGLSGIPDTAETVALARNLLLVERSGVRAHFAQLTSARGAEMIAQAQARGLPVTADVAMYQLILTDEALHGFSSLYHVQPPLRGTADRDGLREAVKAGVISTISSHHQPHEADAKLAPFGETEPGISSAEILLPLAMTLVDDGLLDLPTLLARLTSGPAAALQLSAGRLQAGQSADLVLFDPHSSTLVGESWYSKGRNCPFMGHCLPGSVRYTLVDGHISYQA
- a CDS encoding NINE protein; this translates as MRQNTHSTLIGYLLWIFGFLGSHRFYYGKPITGTIWFFTLGLFFIGWIIDLFLIPSMDREADLRFQPGPIDYTVGWILLTFLGVFGVHRMYQGKWITGILYLFTGGLFFIGVLYDFWTLNTQISERNRARV
- a CDS encoding putative DNA modification/repair radical SAM protein encodes the protein MQLIDKLSVLADAAKYDVSCASSGAPKRSSKGKSGLGATDGMGICHSFTPDGRCVALLKILLTNFCLYDCQYCVNRRSSDVPRARFTPEEVVELTLDFYRRNCISGLFLSSGIIRSADYTMEQLVRVARLLREEHEFRGYIHLKTIPDADPLLIAEAGRHADRLSVNIELPTESSLIRLAPEKQVLTIKQAMHTIHQGEAEASAEKRAPRFAPAGQSTQMIVGADDTDDRTILHTAQSLYGDYRLRRVYYSAFSPIPHSPKSVPFAAPPLLREHRLYQADFLMRGYGFSAGELLSGPGNLALDVDPKLAWALANREHFPIDLNRAEPTMIARVPGIGVLSAKRLVDLRRHKRIRFEDLTRLRCSLEKAKPFIVTHDYRPSLAGQESAALRQHLRDGSPTQMALW
- a CDS encoding TIGR03915 family putative DNA repair protein, whose translation is MCTVRFDGSFQGWRDAARVLLQEQIAPHEVNWVSGGDVGLFDEPMPAPAATDGPRIRVPRQLLDELEMAARFRTEHRWSLLYRVLWRVIQGDASARMAGDVDGSELHARIKAVRREAHHLHAFLRFSPLEDGDGPRHVAWFEPAHDVLPWAAHHFAERMGENSWLIATPDDGVCWNGQTLHHVRPCPPQWQRLAQSAADPGGELWKAYYESTFNPARLNRSVLQSNLPVRFWKNLPEGMLIPQLMSRARAGAQRDGQAERVAARQGKRIGRQPDADA